The following are from one region of the Methanoculleus caldifontis genome:
- a CDS encoding ArsR family transcriptional regulator — MRSDKVRYFTPRDEELAELLIGIGIKRNVSKVLVYLANIEEATSRDIERGTDLRQPEVSIAMRYLKECDWVDTRESKSESKGRPVKIYMLSRPITEIMDTIEKEKKREARHQLDLIQKMRECISTQ; from the coding sequence ATGAGGTCAGATAAGGTACGATATTTTACGCCACGCGATGAGGAACTTGCCGAACTCCTCATAGGTATCGGCATCAAGAGAAACGTCTCGAAAGTGCTTGTTTATCTTGCAAACATCGAGGAGGCAACATCCCGCGACATCGAGCGGGGCACCGATCTCCGCCAGCCCGAGGTCAGCATCGCCATGCGCTACCTCAAGGAATGCGACTGGGTGGACACCCGCGAGAGCAAATCCGAGAGTAAAGGCCGGCCGGTGAAGATCTACATGCTCTCGCGCCCGATAACGGAGATCATGGATACGATCGAGAAAGAAAAGAAGAGAGAAGCCCGCCACCAGCTAGACCTTATCCAGAAGATGCGTGAATGCATCTCAACGCAGTGA